A single region of the Chitinivibrionales bacterium genome encodes:
- a CDS encoding fumarate hydratase, with protein MRSIPYERIVESVQRLCLDAAFVLPRDVRSAIRSARKKEKSRLGRSLLAAVAENARIARRECIPICQDTGIAVFFVEMGGNVRISGGTLTDAINEGTKLGYKKGYLRPSMVNDPLYQRKNTFTNTPAIIHLTQTKDGSLSITLAPKGGGSENMTCLFMLMPSDGEAGIVDAAVQTVKKAGGNPCPPVIVGIGIGGTAETAVLLSKKALLRKLGSRNRDKRFAALERKILDKVNSSGVGPGGLGGTVTALDAHIETFPCHIATLPVAISLSCHAARHATVTL; from the coding sequence ATGAGATCCATTCCCTACGAACGGATCGTTGAAAGCGTTCAGCGGCTGTGCCTTGACGCGGCGTTTGTCCTGCCCCGAGACGTGCGGTCGGCAATCCGGAGCGCGCGGAAAAAGGAAAAATCGCGGCTCGGACGCTCCCTGCTGGCCGCCGTTGCCGAAAACGCCCGCATCGCCCGCAGGGAATGTATTCCGATTTGTCAGGACACAGGCATCGCCGTGTTTTTCGTTGAAATGGGCGGCAACGTGCGAATTTCCGGCGGAACCTTGACCGATGCGATAAATGAAGGAACAAAGCTCGGGTATAAAAAAGGATATCTGCGGCCGTCCATGGTGAACGATCCGTTGTATCAAAGAAAAAACACTTTTACCAACACGCCTGCCATCATCCATCTTACGCAAACGAAAGACGGTTCGCTTTCAATCACGCTGGCGCCCAAGGGCGGCGGGTCGGAAAACATGACCTGTTTGTTCATGCTCATGCCGTCCGACGGCGAGGCGGGCATCGTTGATGCCGCGGTCCAAACCGTGAAAAAGGCCGGCGGAAACCCGTGCCCGCCCGTCATCGTCGGCATCGGCATCGGCGGCACCGCCGAAACCGCGGTCCTCCTGTCAAAAAAAGCCCTTCTGAGAAAGCTCGGCAGCAGGAACCGCGACAAGCGGTTCGCGGCGCTGGAGAGGAAAATCCTTGACAAAGTAAACTCATCCGGCGTGGGGCCCGGCGGACTCGGCGGGACCGTGACCGCGCTCGACGCGCACATCGAAACGTTCCCCTGCCACATCGCGACGCTGCCGGTCGCAATCTCGCTTTCGTGCCACGCGGCGCGGCATGCCACGGTGACGCTATGA
- a CDS encoding radical SAM protein: protein MDYKHLFGPVASRRLGVSLGVDIMPLKVCNLNCVYCECGSTTTLSAERREWVPAAEVIAELSGFLAPSPVLDVVTVTGSGEPTLNTGLGTIVGFLKKNFPRYATALLTNGTLFTLPEVRESAALFDYVLPSLDAVSSTAFKKVNRPHKGLDNKRIIEGLVRFAEEYKGALWLEVFIVPGANDSAEELRLLKNAFAEIGPGRVQLNTLDRPGAVASITPASAERLLEIAEFLKPLPVEILSRQYAAPARLLAGGELESAILATLRRRPSTVEDLTSTSGGLVNEVSSILSRLVKEKKVRTEAVNKRLFYRMAD, encoded by the coding sequence ATGGACTATAAGCACCTGTTTGGACCTGTTGCTTCGCGCCGGCTCGGTGTTTCGCTTGGCGTTGACATAATGCCTCTCAAGGTATGTAACCTCAATTGCGTTTATTGCGAATGTGGAAGCACCACCACCCTGTCTGCCGAACGCCGCGAATGGGTACCCGCCGCGGAGGTTATTGCCGAGCTTTCCGGTTTTCTCGCACCATCGCCGGTTCTTGACGTGGTGACCGTGACCGGCTCGGGCGAGCCGACGCTGAACACGGGGCTTGGGACGATCGTAGGGTTTTTAAAGAAGAATTTCCCACGCTATGCGACGGCGCTCCTCACCAACGGCACCCTCTTCACCCTGCCGGAGGTGCGGGAAAGCGCCGCCCTGTTCGATTATGTCCTGCCGTCACTCGACGCGGTATCCAGCACCGCCTTTAAAAAGGTGAACCGGCCGCACAAGGGTCTTGACAATAAGAGAATTATCGAAGGGCTCGTCCGTTTCGCGGAGGAATACAAGGGCGCGTTGTGGCTCGAGGTGTTTATCGTGCCGGGCGCCAACGATTCAGCGGAAGAGCTGCGTCTGCTGAAAAACGCATTTGCCGAAATCGGCCCGGGCCGCGTCCAGCTCAACACGCTCGACCGGCCCGGCGCCGTCGCTTCGATCACACCGGCTTCCGCGGAACGGCTTCTCGAAATAGCGGAATTCCTCAAACCACTTCCGGTGGAGATACTCTCGCGCCAGTATGCCGCGCCTGCGCGGCTTTTGGCCGGAGGTGAGCTCGAGTCCGCGATCCTTGCCACCCTGCGCCGCCGTCCCTCGACGGTCGAGGATCTTACCTCAACAAGCGGCGGGCTTGTCAACGAGGTCTCTTCGATCCTTTCACGCCTGGTAAAAGAAAAAAAGGTTCGTACCGAAGCGGTAAATAAAAGATTGTTTTACAGAATGGCCGATTGA
- a CDS encoding FumA C-terminus/TtdB family hydratase beta subunit — protein MTAAKHLIVPPLSSRDISSLKVGDEVLISGVIYTARDAAHRRLHELILKKKPLPVDLRGQILYYTGPTPRNPKTGGMSAGPTTSSRMDAYTPLLLAKSGLAAMIGKGNRGQAVVDAMKKHCAVYFAAGGGLGALIGKRIRKSTVVCYADLGPEAVYRLEVENLPVIVAIDSRGNNLYLYGRGKFGG, from the coding sequence ATGACAGCGGCGAAGCACCTTATCGTCCCTCCCCTTTCTTCGCGCGACATTTCCTCGCTCAAGGTGGGAGATGAAGTATTGATTTCGGGCGTCATCTACACGGCGCGCGACGCGGCGCACCGGCGGCTGCACGAGCTCATCCTGAAAAAAAAACCCCTGCCTGTTGACCTTCGCGGGCAAATACTTTACTACACCGGCCCGACGCCGCGGAACCCCAAAACCGGCGGCATGAGCGCCGGCCCCACCACGAGTTCCCGCATGGACGCCTATACGCCCCTGCTTCTTGCGAAATCAGGCCTTGCGGCAATGATCGGAAAGGGAAACAGGGGGCAGGCCGTTGTTGACGCCATGAAAAAACATTGCGCCGTTTATTTTGCGGCGGGCGGGGGCCTTGGCGCGCTTATCGGGAAACGCATCAGGAAATCTACGGTGGTGTGCTACGCTGATCTGGGACCCGAGGCGGTGTACCGTCTCGAAGTCGAAAATCTGCCGGTCATTGTCGCGATCGACTCAAGAGGCAATAATTTGTATCTTTACGGAAGGGGAAAATTCGGCGGGTAA
- a CDS encoding Smr/MutS family protein, with product MPDPSSSRKTILDHLTRYGVLDKDAMAQNRKQQRKSGIQKSGKRKFRMTLDLHGMTSPKAMAALREAVNECSEKGIAELLVIHGYGLHSAPAEGGVLKTAVKQYIEAINGLRVRSFTTAAPKNGGEGATLVRF from the coding sequence ATGCCTGATCCGTCATCCTCAAGAAAAACAATTCTCGACCATCTCACCCGCTACGGCGTGCTTGACAAAGACGCAATGGCGCAAAATCGGAAACAGCAGAGAAAATCCGGCATACAAAAGAGCGGAAAAAGAAAATTCAGGATGACGCTCGATCTGCATGGAATGACATCGCCTAAGGCCATGGCGGCATTGCGTGAAGCGGTAAACGAATGTTCCGAGAAAGGGATAGCTGAACTGCTGGTGATTCACGGCTACGGGCTTCATTCGGCGCCGGCGGAGGGTGGAGTACTTAAAACAGCGGTGAAGCAGTATATTGAAGCAATCAATGGTTTACGTGTACGGAGTTTTACCACTGCCGCGCCCAAAAATGGCGGGGAAGGGGCGACACTGGTGAGATTCTAA